Within the Anaerolineae bacterium genome, the region GATCATACAGTCCAGCCGCACCCTCTGGACAATCGCCTCGATCTCCTGGCGGACGGGATTATCCAGCCGGCCCAGGTGCGGCACCGGGCTGTACATGTTCAGCGCATGGGTGTGATGCGTGGTTTCCTCGCCGCAGACGCCCGGCTGGATGATTTTCGCGCCGCCGGACCAGCCGGCCAGGCAGTGCGGCACCGTGTTGCCCACCGCCACCACCAAATCAGCCTCCACCACGCGGCGGTTCACCACAATGGGAGTGCCGTTGGGCGTGGTGCCCAGATGCACCAGGTTGGCCCAGTCCATGGCGTCGTGATTGATGACGGGATAGGCGGACATGACCTGCCGGCCCACCTTGTGCTCGATTTCCGCCGGCGTCATGGCCCGATGGGTACCGGTCGCGATGAGAATCTCGATGTGGAGGTTTCTGCCGGCGGCCTCCAGCTCCTCCAGCAAAGGAGGGAGCAGGACGTGCTGGGGGGTGGGACGGGTCATGTCATCCACGATGATGACGATGCGCTGGCCGGGCCGCACGAGGTCCCGCAGGGGCGGCCGGCCCACCGGCTCCCGCAGGGCCTGCCGCATGAGGGCGGCGGGATCCGCCGCGGCCGGCACGTCCGCCGGCGTCATGACGCCGAGCAGGTTGCGGCGGGGCAGGTGGAAAGAAAGGTTAGTATCCCCATACGGCAGTGAAATCACGATATCATCGGACATGGGGCCTCACCAGGTGTATGTATAGGGGCCGTGCTCACAGCCGGCCGATAAAGCGCCCGGGCGAAAGGATGCCGGCAGGGTCGAAGCGCGCCTTGAGCGCCTGCATCAGCGGCCAATCGGGGCGGGGCGTGCCCCAGACGTCTAGATGTGCCTTGTGCTCCACCGGGATGCGTTCGATGATGGCGTGGCCGCCCATCTCGCCGGCCAGCGACTGCAGGGTCGAGGCGATCAGCGAGAGATGCGCATCCCGCGCTTGTGCCATCAGGTACAGCACGCCCAGGCCGGGGCGCGCCAGCAGGTTCAGGCTGGCCTGGCCCTCCGCCTCCAGGTGCTGGACGGCGGACCAGAGACTGCCCACCGCCGAGATGGGCACATACAGGCGCGCCACCAAGGGTTCCGGCGAAACGGCCGGCATATCCTGCACCAGTTGGCGGATTTGCTGGCCCTCTGATTCCTCGTCGGCCAACTGTTCCACATGGCGGGCGTGCGCACTGGCGGCTATGGTGCTCAGGTCCCGGTACTGCCGCTGGATGACCTCCGGCGTTCCTTCCAGCCCAATGACGCCCCACAGGGATACATCCGAGCGGTTCGGCACCACGCGCCCCTGCACCAGGTCGAGGGAGGTGGGCAGGAGGACGGAATCGAGCACCTGCTGGACGAAGGCAAAGGCATCGCCGGCGCGGTCAAAGCCGATCAGCATCCAGCGGCGCTCGGGCGGCATGGGGAAGAGCCGGCAGGTCACGCGCGTGATGACGCCCAGGGTGCCGTAGGAACCGATAAAGGCGCGGGTCAGGTCATAGCCGGCGACGTTCTTGACCGTTTTCCCGCCCACGTCGATCACCTCACCGTTCGTCAGCGCCACCTGCATTCCCAGCACAATATCGCGCGCTGCGCCGTAGCGCAGGCGGGATGGGCCGAAGGCATTGGCGGCCACCACGCCCCCCAGCGTTGCCCGTTCGGCCGCCGGCGGGTCCAGGGGCAGAAGCTGGCGTTTGCCTTCCACAAGCTCCTGCAGGGTGCGCAGGGTGCAGCCGGCGCCGGCGGTCAGCGTCAAATTCGGCGCGTCATAATCCACAACCTCGTCCAGCGCACCCAGGTCCAGCGCCACGTCGTAGCGGCGGGGGATGTTGCCGATGCCCATCTGCGTGCCGCTTCCCCAGGGGATGACCCCCCAGCCCTCGCGCGAGCACAGCGCCAGCAGTTTCCCCACCTCGCCGGCATCCTGGGGGCGCGCCACGATGGACGGCCGGCGGCCATCCACCTCATACGCGGAACACAGGTCCGATATAATCACCTGATGCGGTGCAAGCAGACTCTCCAGCTTGGTCAGCATCTCTTCGGGATTCATGATGGAACTCCCTTGCTGGTTTGCGGCAGGACTTTGCCGGGGTTGAGCAGGTCAATCGGGTCAAACGCTTCTTTCACCCACCGCATGGCCTGGATGGCGGCCGGCGAGGCGATCAGCGGCATGCCGTGGATTTTCTCCAGCCCGATGCCGTGCTCGCCGGTGATGGTGCCGCCGGCCTCCACACAAATGCGCATAATTTCCGCGCCGGCGCGCTCCACCAGCTCCAAAATACCCTCCTCGCGCGGATCAAAGAGGATGAGCGGGTGCAGGTTGCCATCGCCGGCATGGAAGACGTTGCCGATGGGCAGGCCGTAGCGCTGGCCGATCTCCCGCACCTGGCGCAGGACCTGTGGAAGGGCGGTGCGGGGCACCGTGCCGTCGTTGACCAGGTAGGCCGGCTTGATACGGCCCGTGGCGCCGAAGGCACCGCGCCGGCCGGCCCACAGCTTGTCCCGCTCCTCCGCGCTCCGCGCCACCTGCACCGCCCGGGCGCGGTTGCGCCGGCAAATGTCCACAATCTGCTCGGCGATCTCCTCCATGCCGTCTTTCAGACCGTCCAGCTCGATGATGAGCACCGCCTCGGCGTCGGTAGGATAGCCGGCATGGGTGGCCTCCTCGACGGCGCGCATCATCAACTGGTCCATCATCTCCAGCGTGGCCGGCACGATGCCGGCGGCGATGATGTCGGATACCGCCTGGCTGGCGCCGTCCAGGTCGTCGAAGATAGCGAGCATGGTCTTGATGGCCTCGGGCACATGCAGGAGGCGCACCGTCACTGCGGTGACGACCCCCAGGGTGCCCTCGGAACCGACCAGCAGGCCCACCAGGTCATAGCCGGGGGTGTCAAACGCTTTGCCGCCGAGCTGGATCACCCGGCCGTCGTACAGCACCACTTCCAGTCCCAGCACATGGTTGGTGGTGACGCCGTACTTCAGGCAGTGGGGGCCGCCGGCGTTCTCCGCCACGTTGCCGCCCAGGGTGGAGACTTTCTGGCTGGCTGGGTCCGGCGCGTACAGGTAGCCGTACGGCGCAAGGATCTCCTGCAGGGTCAGGTTGTACAGGCCGGCCTCCACCACGGCGCGCTGATTGGGGATATCAATCTCGCGCACCTTTGTCATGCGCGAAAGGGTCAGCACAATGCCACCTTGGGAGGCCACAGAGCCTCCGCTCAGGTTGGTGCCGCCCCCGCGCGGGATAATGGGTATGCGGTGGGCATGTGCCAGCGCCATAATGCGGGAGACCTGCTCCGTGCTCTCCGGGAAAACCACCACATCCGGCCGGCCGGAATGGATGGACGCGTCATAGGCATAGAGCAGGAGATCCTCCGGGTCCGTCAGCACATGCTCCGGGCCAACAATTTCCCGCAAGGCGTGAAGGGTGCTCTCGTCTATCATTGCACTGCTCCCTGCCGGCATCAGGCCGGCTCCTCCAGGGTGGACAGCAGTAGCTCCGCCACATCCATAACGGGCATGCGCAGGCGCTGACGCCGTGCGGCCATGCCCAGGGTGCGCTGGCACTGTTGGCAGGCCGTCACGATCACCTCTGCCTTGACCTGCTGGGCCTGAGCCAGCCGGCGGCCGGCGATCTGCGCCGAAAGCTCCGGGTCAATGGATTCCAGGT harbors:
- the larA gene encoding nickel-dependent lactate racemase; the protein is MSDDIVISLPYGDTNLSFHLPRRNLLGVMTPADVPAAADPAALMRQALREPVGRPPLRDLVRPGQRIVIIVDDMTRPTPQHVLLPPLLEELEAAGRNLHIEILIATGTHRAMTPAEIEHKVGRQVMSAYPVINHDAMDWANLVHLGTTPNGTPIVVNRRVVEADLVVAVGNTVPHCLAGWSGGAKIIQPGVCGEETTHHTHALNMYSPVPHLGRLDNPVRQEIEAIVQRVRLDCMINTVLNARAEVVHVVAGDPYHSHRRAVELATPIWVRPVPVMPDIVVISSHPADLDYWQGVKALYAAELVVKRGGDIILVSPCWEGISTNPRHLEAMRLAQGLPSKAIRHEAARRGFTDWTGLNTAVVAARVNELAYVQMVTSGLSDDDLAVVGHAPAESIEAGLARAFARQGEHAKVLVITHGGDLCPVLRSE
- a CDS encoding FAD-binding protein; translation: MIDESTLHALREIVGPEHVLTDPEDLLLYAYDASIHSGRPDVVVFPESTEQVSRIMALAHAHRIPIIPRGGGTNLSGGSVASQGGIVLTLSRMTKVREIDIPNQRAVVEAGLYNLTLQEILAPYGYLYAPDPASQKVSTLGGNVAENAGGPHCLKYGVTTNHVLGLEVVLYDGRVIQLGGKAFDTPGYDLVGLLVGSEGTLGVVTAVTVRLLHVPEAIKTMLAIFDDLDGASQAVSDIIAAGIVPATLEMMDQLMMRAVEEATHAGYPTDAEAVLIIELDGLKDGMEEIAEQIVDICRRNRARAVQVARSAEERDKLWAGRRGAFGATGRIKPAYLVNDGTVPRTALPQVLRQVREIGQRYGLPIGNVFHAGDGNLHPLILFDPREEGILELVERAGAEIMRICVEAGGTITGEHGIGLEKIHGMPLIASPAAIQAMRWVKEAFDPIDLLNPGKVLPQTSKGVPS
- a CDS encoding FAD-binding oxidoreductase, with amino-acid sequence MNPEEMLTKLESLLAPHQVIISDLCSAYEVDGRRPSIVARPQDAGEVGKLLALCSREGWGVIPWGSGTQMGIGNIPRRYDVALDLGALDEVVDYDAPNLTLTAGAGCTLRTLQELVEGKRQLLPLDPPAAERATLGGVVAANAFGPSRLRYGAARDIVLGMQVALTNGEVIDVGGKTVKNVAGYDLTRAFIGSYGTLGVITRVTCRLFPMPPERRWMLIGFDRAGDAFAFVQQVLDSVLLPTSLDLVQGRVVPNRSDVSLWGVIGLEGTPEVIQRQYRDLSTIAASAHARHVEQLADEESEGQQIRQLVQDMPAVSPEPLVARLYVPISAVGSLWSAVQHLEAEGQASLNLLARPGLGVLYLMAQARDAHLSLIASTLQSLAGEMGGHAIIERIPVEHKAHLDVWGTPRPDWPLMQALKARFDPAGILSPGRFIGRL